A region from the Hydrogenimonas sp. genome encodes:
- a CDS encoding adenylosuccinate synthetase: MNQADLIVGLQWGDEGKGKIVDMMAQEYEVVARFAGGHNAGHTIVTDGKKYALHLIPSGILNPEAVNIIGNGVVVCPTNLMKEMEQFDNLEGRLWLSDKAHLILPYHQMIDRAKERLRGAKAIGTTGRGIGPAYADKISRSGHRVRAQGYRDAF, encoded by the coding sequence ATGAATCAGGCGGATTTGATAGTCGGTCTTCAGTGGGGAGACGAAGGTAAAGGTAAAATCGTCGATATGATGGCGCAGGAGTACGAGGTGGTCGCACGTTTTGCAGGTGGCCACAATGCCGGGCACACCATAGTCACAGACGGAAAAAAGTATGCGCTTCACCTGATACCTTCGGGCATACTCAACCCGGAAGCCGTAAATATCATAGGAAACGGTGTCGTTGTCTGCCCTACCAACCTCATGAAAGAGATGGAGCAGTTCGACAACCTGGAGGGGCGGCTCTGGCTCAGCGACAAGGCCCATCTGATTCTTCCCTACCACCAGATGATCGACCGGGCCAAAGAGCGGCTGAGAGGCGCAAAGGCGATAGGTACGACCGGACGCGGCATAGGACCGGCATATGCCGACAAAATCTCCCGTTCCGGCCACCGTGTGAGAGCTCAAGGATATAGAGACGCTTTTTGA
- a CDS encoding ATP phosphoribosyltransferase regulatory subunit, divergent variant: MIFEHEIPAGSRLYFGSTAKLKREIENLAGRILEENGFEEISTPLFSYHQHQSIRDRRELIRLSDPANREVTLRADSTIDVVRLVTKRLGRSTAQKRWFYIQPVYRYPTEETNQIGAECIDGTLAEVLDVTLELFEALEVEPVLQVSNIQIPILISMEFGVPLDWFASMQMEKLLSSKYSWLGRLAKVQHIEQLDAAISEVPQLLRPELEKMRDLVGNCSVGRCVTAPLYYAKMRYYDSLFFRCFRGNTPLASGGHFVNDDITAAGFALYTDALIEVKTKGMNG; the protein is encoded by the coding sequence ATGATTTTCGAACATGAGATTCCTGCCGGGAGCAGGCTCTACTTCGGGTCGACGGCGAAGCTGAAGCGTGAGATAGAGAATCTGGCGGGCCGCATACTCGAGGAGAACGGATTCGAGGAGATCTCGACACCGCTCTTCTCCTATCACCAGCATCAGAGTATACGCGACAGGAGAGAGCTCATCAGGTTGAGCGACCCCGCGAACAGAGAGGTGACGCTGCGCGCCGACAGTACGATCGACGTAGTGAGGCTCGTAACGAAGCGCCTGGGGCGTTCGACGGCCCAGAAGAGATGGTTCTACATTCAGCCGGTCTACAGGTACCCTACGGAAGAGACCAACCAGATCGGAGCGGAGTGCATCGACGGAACGCTGGCGGAAGTTCTCGATGTGACGCTGGAGCTTTTCGAAGCTCTCGAGGTGGAGCCGGTTCTTCAGGTATCCAATATACAGATACCGATACTTATTTCGATGGAGTTCGGAGTACCCCTCGATTGGTTCGCATCTATGCAGATGGAGAAGCTACTTAGCTCCAAATACAGCTGGCTGGGCAGGCTCGCGAAGGTGCAACATATAGAGCAGCTCGACGCCGCCATCTCCGAAGTGCCGCAGCTTCTTCGCCCGGAGCTCGAGAAGATGCGCGATCTGGTCGGGAACTGCTCTGTGGGCCGTTGCGTTACGGCCCCGCTCTACTATGCGAAGATGAGGTATTACGACAGCCTATTTTTCCGATGCTTCAGGGGGAATACCCCTCTCGCCAGCGGAGGGCATTTTGTAAACGACGATATCACGGCAGCCGGTTTCGCGCTCTATACCGATGCGCTGATCGAGGTCAAGACAAAAGGAATGAACGGATGA